A stretch of DNA from Paenibacillus albus:
ATTGACGGTATCTTCAATAATGGCACCTATGTGAAAGGCGATGTCTTCATCGACAGCAAGCTGGATATTCGCAAATCGGTTATCGAGGCAGCAATCAAGCCGGATCTGGCGAAAATAAATGCTGTAACAGCTGCCGCTGATGGGGAAGATGATGAAGACGTTCTTGCGGTTCAGGATGAGCTGGACGAAATGCCTTTTGAAGGCGTATGGGTCAAAATATCGTCAGAGCGTTGGAACGTAAACGGCGACGTAGTACCCGTAAAGCCTGGAGTGTCACCGGATTCGTTCGATATGGAGCAGTTGAACAGGATGCAGGGCTACGAGGTGCTTCGTCAATTCCAGCCGAATTCCGTTATTTATGGTCTGCTTCATAACCAAATGCACATTAGCAAGCAAACGGTAAACTTAGATATGAAATATAGCCAGCTTGCACCGATTGTTACACCGGCTGGGGTGACACTCATTCCGCTGCGCGTCGTTGCGGGGGCGCTTGGCGCAAGTGTAACGAAGGACGCGAACGGGAAGCTAATTGTGTATGACCCGGCGACGAAGACTAAGCTCGCCTTGAAAGTAGGCAGCAGCAATGCGGTTGTGAACGGGAATGCTGTGAAGTGGAGCTTCCCGCCAACCATCGTGAACGGGACAACGTATGTGCCTGCGAGACCGTTCGTGGCTGCACTGCATGGCAGCTTGAAATGGGAAAATAGCTACTACGGCGATTGGCGGATGCTTGTCATCTCGCGTGAACCGGTGTAAGTCAGTTAATAAAGAGGAGCGTTCAATCAACGATGAACATAATAACGACAGATGAAGCCTTTCGTGAAGCGGTATCAGGCGACGGAGTAACTGTTGCGATCTTCAAGACTACTTGGTGCAAAGACTGCCATTATATCGAGCCTTTCATGCCGGAGCTCGAAGCGAACTACGCGGGACGTGTTAACTTCGTTCAGATCGACCGCGATGATTTGCCGGATCTGTGCAGCGAGCTGAATATTCTCGGCATTCCAAGCTTTATTGCCTTCAAGCAAGGCCGTGAGCTGATCCGATTTGTCAGCAAGCTTCGCAAGACGAGAGATGAGATCGAGCAGTTTCTGGATCGCGCGATACAAGTGGGAGACGCGCTGCCAGGCTGATCGCTAGAATTGACGGGGAAAGCCCGCAATCGGCCGCAAATTAGCCGATTGCGGGCTTTCCGCCGCTTCATGTAAGGTTCGTCTCCTGTTCACAAGTTGAACATGGTATTTGCAACATCAGTTCGTTATAATTGGAGTTGATTCTTCTCGGAAGTTAGGTGATTATGTTGAATTTTAGCCGATATCGTGCGCTTGTGATTGCAACTTGCATCGGCATGTTATGCGTCCTGCTGGCTGGCGCACTCGTGACGAAGACAGGATCGGGTGATGGCTGCGGCACCGATTGGCCGCTTTGCAACGGCAAATTTGTGCCTGCTCATACGCTTGAATCTTTAATCGAATATAGCCACCGATTCATCACTGGCATCGTCGGTATGCTTGTGTTGGCATCATTCATTGCGACGCTCATGATGTACCGTGCCTACAAGGAACCGGTTATCTACGCTTCTGGTTCGGGCTTCTTCACACTGCTTCAAGCGCTCCTAGGTGCATTGGCGGTGAAATTCCCTACTTCGCCGGCTGTAATGGCGCTTCACTTCGGTTTCTCGATTA
This window harbors:
- a CDS encoding thioredoxin family protein — protein: MNIITTDEAFREAVSGDGVTVAIFKTTWCKDCHYIEPFMPELEANYAGRVNFVQIDRDDLPDLCSELNILGIPSFIAFKQGRELIRFVSKLRKTRDEIEQFLDRAIQVGDALPG